DNA from Desulfuromonas sp. AOP6:
TCTTTCTGCAGCACCTCGTAGCATTTAAGCCCCGGCCAGCCGTGTCCCCACAAGGCCTCACCGCTCTGGTTGATATACAGCAGATCGTGAGTCTCCATGTCAGCCACGTAGACCACGGCCTCCAGAGCATCGAAGATGGTACTGACCTGGTCGAACTGACTCCTGAGCGCCTGCTCGGCCTCTTTACTCTCGGTAATATCGCGAATGGAAAAGATGACGCCCTTAACGGCACCGCCATCATCGCGCAGCGAGGACAGGGAGATCTGGCCGTGAAACACGACCCCCGACCGGCGCAACATCCGAGTTTCCAGAACAGCTTCCCTGTCTCCTCGCAGCAGCCGGTGGATAGCTGCGGGGATGTCATCGCCTAAAGGTTCCGTGAACAGCTGAAAAACCGGAATCCCCAGGGCTTCATCCGACGAATAACCAAAAAGATCCCGGGCCCCTCGGTTCCAGGAAACAACCATATTATCCGAATCTGTCGTGAAAACGGCTTCGTGCACCTGTTCCAGGAGCTGGGCCTGTTCACGCAGCAAAGCCTCCACCTGTTTGCGTTCGGCAATCTCCATCCGCAATTCACGGTTTTTATCCTTGAGCTCTGCGGTTTTTCTCTTGACCAGAAAACGACCCCACAAGGAGGATGCCAACAGCAAAACGACCAGCACAGCGGCCAATGTCAAGACCCTGGGAAGCCAGGCCGGCAGGTGCATTTTTGACGGTTGCCCAAACCAGGTGTCCAAACTGCGATAGTATAGTGAGCCGGGATTCTGTTTGAGGCGGGTCAGGTGTCCGTCGATTTTTTCCAGCAACTGGGCATCGGCTCCCGGACGGGTGGCAAAGAGAATCTCGAAAGGGCTGACCAGAATGGAGGTCTTGCGAATCGGCTGGGTGTATTCATGAGGAAGGGCGTAGATGCGATTGACCAGACCCGCGTCCGCCTCGCCGTTGGCAATAGCACCCAGCACCTGGTCCGGTCCATTCAGCTCCAGATAATCGATCTGCAGCTTGAACGCCTCGGCGAGCTGGCGCAGGCCGTTGTCGCCGACATAAAAGACGCTGTCCTTCATGACCGCCACGGTTTTGCCGTCCAGGTCAATAATGGATTCAATAGAGGAGGGCGTAGAGGAGGAGACAAAAACCTGACCCCAGTCGGAGACCACGGGCTCCCTGGAGAAGGCCAGATATCGGCTCCGCTCCCGGGTGATGGCGATGGCGGGGAGCAGGTCGATCTCCCCCTTCTCCAATCGCGACAGGCACTCGGCCCAGGTTCCCCGCACGAATTCGAGCTGCCAGCCTTCCTGCCTGGCAATATGCTGAAGTAAATCGGGGAAAATCCCCTGCACGGAATCCGGTGTATTCTGGTCGGACAGAACAATGAGGGGAGGAATCGGGTAGACTCCCGTGCGCACAACCCGGGCCTCGGCCTGGCACAGCCCGGAAAAGAGCAGAAAAAGCCCGCCAAAGAATATGAGACGCCACGTTTTGATAGCCACGGACCTCGAAATCGCTGAGAGGAATTGTCAGCACCGGCTCAAAGAGAGCACCGGCGGCATCAAAAAAGAGTAGCACAGACCCTTTCGGCAATAAAAGCCTTCTTTTCGCCGTCCTTGCAGGCTTCTACGGCCTTTCGGTTTGAGCTGTTACTCGCACCTCAGCTTCCGGCACTTGATTTTCTGCCCCCGCTCCCTCTATGCTCCCAGCAGAGAGTGCATCATAACCCGGCGGAGGAAGCGCACCCATGTCTGAGATCATGAACCAGTTCGCCAGTGACAATTATGCCGGCATCTGTCCCGAAGCCTGGGAGGCCATGGCAGCGGTCAACCAGGGCTTCGCCAACGCTTACGGCAACGACCCCTGGACCGAAAGAGCCTGCAATCTGCTGCGGGAGTTTTTCGAAACCGACTGCGAGGTATTCTTCGTCTTCAACGGTACGGCAGCCAACTCTCTGTCGCTGGCTTCCCTCTGCCAGAGTTATCACAGCATCATCTGTCACGAACTCGCCCACATCGAGACCGATGAATGCGGCGCCATCGAGTTTTTTTCCAATGGCACCAAGGTCTTGCTGGTGGCAGGGCAAAACGGCAAGATCGACCTGGGGGAAGTGGAAAGGACGGTAACACGGCGCGCCGACATTCACTACCCCAAGCCGCGCGTATTGAGCCTGACCCAGGCGACGGAAGTCGGAACCGTTTACTCGGCGGCGGAGATGATGGCGGCGGGAGAAGAGGCCCGGCGGCTGAACCTGCACCTGCAGGTGGACGGCGCCCGTTTCGCCAACGCCCTGGCCTTCTTGCAGGTTCCCGCCAAGGAGCTTACCTGGAAAGCGGGCGTCGACGTGCTGACCTTCGGTGGCACCAAGAATGGCATGGCCATGGGAGAGGCGGTGATTTTTTTCAATCGCGACCTGGCCCGCGAATTCGATTACCGCTGCAAACAGGCAGGGCAGCTGGCCTCCAAGATGCGCTTTCTGGCCGCTCCCTGGATCGGTATGCTCAAAGACGGCGCCCTGTTGCGCCACGCCGACCACGCCAACCGCTGCGCCCGCAGCCTGGCCGAGCATCTTCGGGAAATACCCGGGGTCGACATCATGCACCCGGTGCAGGCCAACGCCGTTTTCGTCCAGATGCCGGAGTCCCTTATCGAGGCTCTGCACCGAAGAGGCTGGATCTTTTACACCTTCATCGGATCAGGGCACGCCCGCTTCATGTGTTCCTGGAAGACCACGGAACAGGACATCGACCGGCTCGTCGCGGATATTCACCGCCTGGCCCAGTCAGGCTGAGATCATTTCTCACTCTGGGACTTTTTGACCTCGGCCAGATAACTGAAGAGGTTCCGGCACTTTTTCAGACGAAAAAGGTAGACCTTCTTCTCCACCGAATCGCTTTTTTCAATGTCTCGAATGACCCGGTCGCAGGCGGCGGTCAGACTGTCCAGTTCTGAGACCGTCAGTCCTTCCGCCACAGCGGTCTGACCGCAGAGCCGGTCGAAATCGTCTTTCCAGGATTCGGCCTGCACTAAAGTCGCCGTCAGCAGCAGGCCGACCAGAACCCCCCATCCCCATCTTTTCATGATCACCTTCATCCTTTATTAGCGGGAAATGCGCGGATGGCACCCCTTGCAATCGTCCAGAGGGAAAGCCACCCGCAGGTGACAGACCCCGCAGAACTTGCCTTCGAGTATATATTCCATGGAAAAATGCTGGGTCGTCTTCTTTTTGACGTTGAAGATGTCCGGGTGGCAGTTGGCGCAATCGAGCCAGGGCGTATGCTTGGCATGAGGGAAGTACGCCGGTGGCACATAGGTCCATTCGGCTTGCAGCTCCAGCTCGCGGTCGAAATCCATCGGCTTCTCGTCCGCATGGAAAAGACTGTAGGCCGACCTGATAAGCCCATCTTCCAAAGCGTAGCCCCAGTGGATCTTGTTGCCGAAAGGCGCCGCCGGCAGGGGCCGGCTGAAAACTTCAAATTTCTCCGCATCCGTCGACCCGTAACCGGAATGGCACCTCTCACAGTTGCCTTCCGTATGTCCGAAAGCCCTCACACCGTCATGGCAGGAGCCACAGTAGAGCCCGTTACGGTTCTCAGCCTCGGTGATCTCCGTCTTGTTGGTGGCAAAGGCAAAATCGAGCTCGAAATGACAGACCCGGCAGCTGAATTTGGCGCGATGGCTCCAGTGGGGGAAGAGCACCGGTTTGATCTTGTTTTCCACCGAGGTTCGGCTGATCAAGACATTACCGTACTCGTGGGGGGCCGGCAGCGGCGGGAAATCCCAGTACTTCCCCGCCGCTGCCCCCGTTTCCGCCCAAAGGAGGCCCAGAACGCACCATCCCAGTATCCAGACCCATCTTGACCCTATCGTTGTCATACGCTATTTCATCCCTCAGGTCTTTGGCGCGGACGGACCGGCGGCCCTCCCGCGCCAGATTAATGCACCGGCTGGGTGTGACAGCGCTGGCAGTCGATATTGGGGAACGCCACCGTATCGTGGCAGACCCCACAGTATTTGCCGTTGAAGATGTCCTGCATGCTGTAGGCTTGGGCACTCTTCTTGACGGGAAATATCTCGGGATGACAGAGTTCGCAGCCGTTCCAGACCACGTGCTTCTGGTGTGACAGGATGATGTTGGGCATATTCGGCTCGGTGGGGGTCAGATCGAATTTATCCGGCTCTTTGATTTTGGCCCGGGAGATGGAGACACCCTCGAGGTAGTCCCTGACCGTGACCAGCCCCTCGTCTTCGGCCTTGAGCCAGTCGATGCCATTGCCGAAGCGCTCTTTGGGCATTTTTTTGCGGAAATCATAGAAGTTGTTCTTGAACAGCACGTTCTTGCCGTAAGAGTGGCAGCGATCGCAGTTTTTTTCCGCCTTGGCGACGGAAAAAGCTTCCTGGCCATTGTGACAGGCGCCGCAGTAGAGGCCGTTGATATTGTCCGTCTCCGTCATCTGCGTCCCTTCGGCGGTCATGGCGAAGCCGATATCCACATGACAGAGGCGGCAGGTGTACCTGGCCCGGTGTACCCAGTGTGGAAAAACGACGGGCGCGATATTCTTCTGCTCGGAATAGTTGTTCATGACCACGGAGCCGTATTCATGCAGCTTGGGGCGCTTCTGCTTCATGCCAAAGGTTTCCGCTCCAGCCACCCCGACCAGCATCGCCATAAGCAGCCACGCCATTAATCCGACAATCCTCTTGTTCATTCATTGGCCTCCTGCGATAATCACGTCTGATAAAAGGACAACGAAAGCCCTTATCGGGCCTTCATTACAATTTGTAAACTTTACCATCTTTTTTGTTTATGTCAGGAACTGGCTGAAAATAGCGGACCCAACCCCTGCCAAGAACCTCTTTTTATTGCCGCGCACGGAGATAAGGAATGTCCATGACCAACCGACCCACCACGATTTACCTCAAGGATTACACGCCACCGGCTTTTCTGGTGGAGAACACCGATCTGCATTTTGAGCTGGCCGAATCGAAGACTCGGGTCACGGCGACCTTGCGTCTGCGCCGCAACCCGGACAGCACCGACCCCGCCGCCCCGCTGGTGCTGCACGGGCGCGAACTCACCCTGCGGGATGTGATTTTGGATGGGCGGCCTCTGCCTGCGGCAGCCTATGCGGTCGACACGGAGACGCTGACCCTGGCCGGCGTGCCCGACACCTTCACCCTGCGGACCGTCACCGAAATCAACCCGCAGGCGAATACCTCGCTGGAAGGGCTCTATCTGTCCAGCGGCAACTTCTGCACCCAGTGCGAAGCCCAGGGCTTCCGCAAGATCACCTACTATCCCGACCGTCCCGACGTCATGGCGCCTTTCACCGTCACCCTCGTCGCCGACCGCGCCAAGTACCCGGTGCTGCTGTCCAATGGCAATCTATTGGAGAAGGGCGAGCTGGATGACGGCCGCCACTTCGCGCGCTGGCAGGATCCCTACAAGAAGCCGTCCTATCTCTTCGCCCTGGTCGCCGGTCAGCTGGTCAAAATCGAGGACCGCTTCACGACCCGCTCCGGCCGTGTGGTCACCCTGCAGATCTTCGTGGAGCCGCGCAACGCCGACAAGTGCGAACACGCCATGCGCTCCCTGCAGAAAGCCATGGCCTGGGATGAGGAAGTCTTCGGCCTGGAATACGATCTGGACATCTATATGATCGTGGCGGTGGACGACTTCAACATGGGCGCCATGGAAAACAAGGGGCTCAACGTCTTCAACTCCAAGTACGTGCTGGCCCGACCCGATACCGCCACCGATGCCGACTATCAGGGGATCGAAGGGGTCATCGGCCATGAATACTTCCACAACTGGACCGGCAACCGCATCACCTGCCGCGACTGGTTTCAGCTCAGCCTCAAGGAGGGGCTCACGGTCTTTCGAGACCAGGAGTTCTCCGCCGACATGACCTCACGGCCCGTCAAGCGCATCGAGGAGGTGCGCATCCTGCGCCAGGCCCAGTTCCCCGAGGACGCCGGCCCCATGGCCCACCCCGTGCGGCCTGAATCCTACGTAGAGATCAACAACTTTTACACGGCCACGGTCTACAACAAAGGAGCCGAGGTCATCCGCATGATCCAGAACCTGCTCGGCCGTGAAGGCTTCCGCCAGGGGATGGATCTTTACATTGAACGCCATGACGGCCAGGCCGTCACCACCGAGGATTTTCTGGCGGCCATGGCCGACGCCAACGGCGCCGACCTCGCACAGTTCCGCCGCTGGTACAGCCAGGCTGGCACCCCGGAGATCCACGTCACCACGGAGTTCGACCCGGCCAGCGGTGTCTACACCCTGCGCTGCCGCCAGTCCTGCCCGCCGACACCGGGACAGGAGAGCAAGCAGCCCTTCCATATCCCCCTGGCCCTGGGTCTGCTCGACCGCCAGGGCAACGACCTCCCCCTGCAGCTCGAAGGGGAGGCAGCCCCCCACGAAGCCGGCACCCGGGTACTCAGCCTGCGTCAGGAAGAGGAGAGCTTCCGCTTTGTCGGTCTTACGGAAGAACCCGTCCCTTCGCTGCTGCGGGACTTTTCGGCGCCGGTCAAGCTGCAGATCGACCTGGCCGACGCCGACCTCGCCTTTCTCATGGCTCGGGATGCGGACCCCTTCAACCGCTGGGAAGCCGGCCAGCAACTGGCCACGCGGGTGCTGCTGGGCCTGGTCGAGGATCTCCGTCAGGGACGCACGCAGGGGGAGGCCGACGTTTTCAGCGAAGCCTTCGGCCTGACCCTGCAGGATCGCGAGGCCGATCCGGCCCTGCTTGCCCTCGCCCTGACCTTGCCGAGTGAAACCTACCTGGCCGAACAGATGACCGTGGTCGACCCGGCGGCAATCCATGCCGCCCGTAAGGCCCTGCGCCAAAGTCTGGCCCGGCGCTGGCAGGCCGAACTGCTCGATACCTACGAGCGTCTGGGCGAGACCGGGCCGTACAGCATCGAGCCGGCGGCGGTGGGACGGCGCAGCCTCAAGAACGTCTGCCTCGCCTATCTCATGGCCCTGGAGGAGGATGAAACCGTCCGTCTGTGCCAGCGGCAGTTCGCGCAGGGGGACAACATGACCGACGTCATTGCCGCCCTCGGCGCCCTCGCCCACAGCCGCCGCCCCGAACGGCAGGCGGCGCTGGCCGCCTTCTACGGCCAGTGGAGGCAGGACCCCCTCGTTGTCGACAAATGGCTGAGCCTGCAGGCCACCGCCGACCACCCCGACACCCTGATGCAGGTGCGCGCCCTCATGGCGCATCCGGCCTTCAGCCTGCGCAACCCCAACAAGGTGCGGGCCCTCATCGGCGCCTTCTGCCATGGGAACCCGGCCGCTTTCCACCGGGAAGACGGCAGCGGCTACCGCTTCACCGCCGAGCAGGTGCTGGCCCTCGACCCTCTCAATCCCCAGGTCGCCGCCCGCCTTGCCGCTGCTCTCATCCGCTGGCGCAAGTTTGACGACGGCCGCCAGCAGCTGATGAAAGAACAACTGCAGCGCCTGCTCGACGCCCCCAGGCTCTCCCGCGACGTCTATGAAATCGTCAGCAAGAGCCTGTCGTAAGGCCGCACTCCCTTACGCCTTTTGAAAAGGATGGTCTCCATGGATAGAATCGTCATTATTGGTTGCGGCGATATCGGTCGCCGCGTCGCCCGCCGGGCCTTGGCTCAGGGTCAACAGGTGCACGGACTGGTGCGGGAAGAGGAAAAAGGCCAGGCTCTGGCAGCGACAGGGATTGTACCCCTGGTCGGGCACCTCGACGACCCCGAATCGCTCACCGGGCTGCCGCTGGCCGGCGCCGGCCTCTTTTACTTTGCGCCGCCGCCGGGGGGCGGCTTCAGCGATCCGCGGGTGCGGAACTTTCTGGCCGCCATCACGCCGGGGCAGGAGCCGGCCAAAATCGTCTACATCAGCACCAGCGGCGTCTACGGCGACTGCGGCGATGACCTGGTCACGGAAGAGACCCCGCCCAACCCGCAGACCTCGCGGGCCAGGCGCCGCCTCGACGCTGAAAACGCCTTCCTCGCCTGGGGAAAGGAGCACCAGGTCCCCGTGGTCATTCTGCGGGTCACCGGCATCTACGGCCCGGGACGCCTTCCCATCGCCCGCCTGACGGAGGGACACCCCCTGCTGCGGGAAGAGGAGTGCAAATCGACCAACCGCATCCACGCCGAAGATCTGGCCCGCGTCTGCCTGGCGGCCATGGATAAGGGGGAAGCCGGCGACATCTTCAACGTCTGCGATGGCCAGGGCGGTACCATGACCCAGTATTTTCTCGCCGTGGCTGACCTTCTCGGCCTGGCCCACCCGCCGCAGATTTCCATGGAGGAAGCCCGCCAGGTTATGGCGCCCTTGATGATCTCCTACCTCAGCGAATCCCGGCGCATGGACAACCGCAAGATGTTGGAGAAGCTGAAGATCCGGCTCGAATATCCGACCCTCGCCGAGGGGCTGCGAGCCTGTCTTGACAAGGACTGAGACGCCATGCCCCGCTGCCATTTTTCCCTCCATCTCGACCGCCAGCAGTTTCTGCGCTACTACCAGGGGCAGGTTCAGCAGATTCTGGTGACGACGGAGGAAGGCATGCGGGTGCAGTTCCCCGCCGCCCACCTGCGGCCCTTTCTGAGCGAGCGGGGGATTCAGGGCCGTTTTGCCCTGCACTATGAAGAAGGTGGCAAGCTTGTGCGCCTGGAAAGGATAGTCTGATGAGGAACCCGGCCGGCTCCGATGGGGACGATGAGCTGATCTGTTATTGTTTCCACCACAGTCGCGGCGATATCCGCGAGGACGTGCACCGACACGGCCACTCCACCATCCTCACCGCCGTTCTGCTCGCCCACCGGGAAGGACGCTGCCGCTGCGAAACCCTGCACCCCCAGGGCCGTTGATGCCTCGGTGATATCCGCCAGGTGGTGGATAAGGAAAACAAGGGGAAGTAAAAGAGAACGGGGGAGATGGTTACCCATCTCCCCCGCTTTGTGCATGGTTCCGACTGTTTCGACTTACTGCGCCGTTTCCGTGGTTTCATGGGTGGAAGGATCACGCAGCTGGATACGATCACGGGTGCTGTCCTTGTCCGCGATACCGTCGCCGGTCTGCTCAGCCGCACCCGTTTTGTTCTCATAGCGATACTGGTTCTGATGCTGGTAACGATTCTGCGACTGAGACTTGGTCATGGAGCCGGCGCCGTTCATCGAACCGGCCTGCGAGCGCGAAGCCCCCTGGCCACCCTGACCCCCTTTAGCCAGCGCGGCACCAGGACCGGCAACGGCGACACACACCACCAACCCACCAATGAGCATTACTTTTTTCGCATTCATCATTTACCTCCCTTTTACCTTCGTTAATTTTTTGCGGATGGGATCATCCATGGAATTGTTGATTTAGACGGTGTCCGCCCACCGAGGTTTACCTGTTGAGGAAAAAAAGTTTTTACGCCCTCCCGCTCGGCAGGTCGTTTTCACGACTTGCCCCTATCCCCCAATACCTGCTATAGATGAAACCTTTCACAACATCCCCTTTCCCGTTAGGTTTTGACGCTTTCAGGAGTCCACCATGTCCTTTGATCCCTCCCAGTGGAAACGCTGCGAGTTCGAGAACGTGCCCATATATGTCCGCGGCGACCAGCCCTGCTGGTTCGTGCCCAATCGCGCCGGCGACGAACTTTTGCAGCGCTGGCAGCGGGGAGAAGCCCCCTCCAGCTCGCAAGAGGCTGAACGTTTCCGGCAGAGGCTGCCGGACCTTCAAGGCGCTGGTTACGGCGGCCGTGACGCCATCCTCAAGACCGAACATTTGCGTGAACTCTGGTTTCATCTGACCAACCGCTGCAACCTGACCTGCCGCCATTGCCTGTTCACCTCCGGCCCGGCGGCGGCTGACGAACTTTCCCTTGAGGACGTGGGACGGCTGGCCGCCGAAGCGGTGGACCTCGGTTGCCGGGTCTTCGCCCTTACTGGCGGCGAACCTTTCGTCCACCCCCAGTTCGCGGCCATCGTCCGTGACCTGCTGGCCTACCGGGACACCCAGGTCGTCGTGCTGACCAACGGCCTGCAGCTGTCCCGCCACCTGGAGACAGCCGACTGGGATCTCTCACGCTTTCATCTGCAGGTCAGCGTTGACGGTCTGGAGGAGCGACACGACCGCATCCGGGGAAAGGGAACCTTTGCCGCCCTCGGCGCCGAGCTTGCGTGGCTGAAAGCCCGGGAACTCCCCTTCACCCTCTCCATGTGCGTCGAGCAGGACAATGTCGCCGATATGCCCGCGCTCATCGACTATGCCGCCGACGTCGGCGCCACCACTGTCCATTTCCTCTGGTACTTTGTGCGCGGTCGGGCCGCGGCTGAAGGCTTTGTTTCCCCGGACGAACTCTTCCACCAGCTGCGCCGGGCCGCCGCACGCGGCAAGGCGCGCGGCATCCGTATCGACAACCTGGAAGCGCTGCGAACCCAGGCCTTCGCCCCCGTCGGCACTGTCCAGGACGGCAGCAACAGCGGCTGGGAATCCGTCGCCGTCGGCCCTGACCGCCGCCTTTACCCCTCGGCCGCCACCGTCGGCATGGAGGAACTGGCCAGCGATCTTTCCCAGGGTCTGGCCGCGGCCTGGCGCCACGGTGAGTCTCTGCAGCGGCTGCGAGAGGCCACGGCAGCTTCACTCTCTTCTCCCTGGCGTTTTTTCACAGGAGGAGGCGATGCCGACCACAGTTTCTTCCATGGTGGCCGCTTCGTGGGCGATGACCCCTATGTGCCACTGTACGAAAAGGTCCTGCTCTGGCTTATCGCTGCAGAGGCTGGCGCCAGCCTCGACGACGACAGGCCGCACCTGCGGCTGAAGATGGGGGATGTGCTGGAGAATTGCGGAGCCCATGGCGCGGTTGCCCTTACCCACGCCAACTGCCTGCTGTCCCTGGCCAATCATGACAGCCGCCGCATCGTCAAAGACTTCTACGCCGCGGCAGTGGGCGACAGCAAAGAGGAGATTCTCAATCCTGTCTGCTATGACAGCGACCTTATCGCCCACATTCCCGCCGAGTTCCGCTTCCGCGGTTACGGCTGCGGCAGCCCGGTGCTGGACGCTGGTCTGCAACCAGGGGAGACGGTAGTCGATCTCGGCTGCGGCGGCGGCGTCGAGTGCTTTATCGCCGCCCGCCTGGTCGGGGCCGAGGGCCGTTCCATCGGAGTCGACATGCTCGATCCCATGCTGGGGTTGGCGCGGCGAGGAGCCCAAGGTGTGCGGGCCAACCTCGGCTACGACAATCTGACCTTTGAAAAAGGCTATCTGGAAGAATTGCCTCTGGCCGAGAAGTGTGCCGACGTCATCCTCTCCAACTGTGTACTGAATCTCTCCAGTCACAAGCGTCGGACCTTTGCCGGCATTTTCCGCGCCTTAAAACCCGGCGGCCGCCTCGTCGTGGCCGATGTGGTGTGCGACAGCGAGCCCGGCGGTGCCATCCGCAACGACACCACCCTGCACGGCGAATGCATCGGCGGCGCCCTCACCCAGCAAGACCTGGTTGGCTTGCTGGAAGAAGCAGGCTTCGCCAACATCCGCCTGCTCAAACGCTTCCCCTATCGCACCGTGCAGAACCACCCCTTCTATTCGCTGACCTTCGTGGCCCGCAAACCCGAGGCCGCTGACAGGGTGCGAGTCATGTACCGCGGCCCCTTCGCCAGCGTCACTACCAGCAGCGGCCAGACTCTCGCCCTCGGCAGGGAGGTGGAGATTTCCGCCAGCGAGGCATCCCAGCTCGGCGAGCAGATTTTCGTCTTCGATGCCGGGGGGGCCG
Protein-coding regions in this window:
- a CDS encoding low specificity L-threonine aldolase, which codes for MSEIMNQFASDNYAGICPEAWEAMAAVNQGFANAYGNDPWTERACNLLREFFETDCEVFFVFNGTAANSLSLASLCQSYHSIICHELAHIETDECGAIEFFSNGTKVLLVAGQNGKIDLGEVERTVTRRADIHYPKPRVLSLTQATEVGTVYSAAEMMAAGEEARRLNLHLQVDGARFANALAFLQVPAKELTWKAGVDVLTFGGTKNGMAMGEAVIFFNRDLAREFDYRCKQAGQLASKMRFLAAPWIGMLKDGALLRHADHANRCARSLAEHLREIPGVDIMHPVQANAVFVQMPESLIEALHRRGWIFYTFIGSGHARFMCSWKTTEQDIDRLVADIHRLAQSG
- a CDS encoding c(7)-type cytochrome triheme domain-containing protein: MTTIGSRWVWILGWCVLGLLWAETGAAAGKYWDFPPLPAPHEYGNVLISRTSVENKIKPVLFPHWSHRAKFSCRVCHFELDFAFATNKTEITEAENRNGLYCGSCHDGVRAFGHTEGNCERCHSGYGSTDAEKFEVFSRPLPAAPFGNKIHWGYALEDGLIRSAYSLFHADEKPMDFDRELELQAEWTYVPPAYFPHAKHTPWLDCANCHPDIFNVKKKTTQHFSMEYILEGKFCGVCHLRVAFPLDDCKGCHPRISR
- a CDS encoding c(7)-type cytochrome triheme domain-containing protein; the encoded protein is MNKRIVGLMAWLLMAMLVGVAGAETFGMKQKRPKLHEYGSVVMNNYSEQKNIAPVVFPHWVHRARYTCRLCHVDIGFAMTAEGTQMTETDNINGLYCGACHNGQEAFSVAKAEKNCDRCHSYGKNVLFKNNFYDFRKKMPKERFGNGIDWLKAEDEGLVTVRDYLEGVSISRAKIKEPDKFDLTPTEPNMPNIILSHQKHVVWNGCELCHPEIFPVKKSAQAYSMQDIFNGKYCGVCHDTVAFPNIDCQRCHTQPVH
- the pepN gene encoding aminopeptidase N, which translates into the protein MTNRPTTIYLKDYTPPAFLVENTDLHFELAESKTRVTATLRLRRNPDSTDPAAPLVLHGRELTLRDVILDGRPLPAAAYAVDTETLTLAGVPDTFTLRTVTEINPQANTSLEGLYLSSGNFCTQCEAQGFRKITYYPDRPDVMAPFTVTLVADRAKYPVLLSNGNLLEKGELDDGRHFARWQDPYKKPSYLFALVAGQLVKIEDRFTTRSGRVVTLQIFVEPRNADKCEHAMRSLQKAMAWDEEVFGLEYDLDIYMIVAVDDFNMGAMENKGLNVFNSKYVLARPDTATDADYQGIEGVIGHEYFHNWTGNRITCRDWFQLSLKEGLTVFRDQEFSADMTSRPVKRIEEVRILRQAQFPEDAGPMAHPVRPESYVEINNFYTATVYNKGAEVIRMIQNLLGREGFRQGMDLYIERHDGQAVTTEDFLAAMADANGADLAQFRRWYSQAGTPEIHVTTEFDPASGVYTLRCRQSCPPTPGQESKQPFHIPLALGLLDRQGNDLPLQLEGEAAPHEAGTRVLSLRQEEESFRFVGLTEEPVPSLLRDFSAPVKLQIDLADADLAFLMARDADPFNRWEAGQQLATRVLLGLVEDLRQGRTQGEADVFSEAFGLTLQDREADPALLALALTLPSETYLAEQMTVVDPAAIHAARKALRQSLARRWQAELLDTYERLGETGPYSIEPAAVGRRSLKNVCLAYLMALEEDETVRLCQRQFAQGDNMTDVIAALGALAHSRRPERQAALAAFYGQWRQDPLVVDKWLSLQATADHPDTLMQVRALMAHPAFSLRNPNKVRALIGAFCHGNPAAFHREDGSGYRFTAEQVLALDPLNPQVAARLAAALIRWRKFDDGRQQLMKEQLQRLLDAPRLSRDVYEIVSKSLS
- a CDS encoding SDR family oxidoreductase, with translation MDRIVIIGCGDIGRRVARRALAQGQQVHGLVREEEKGQALAATGIVPLVGHLDDPESLTGLPLAGAGLFYFAPPPGGGFSDPRVRNFLAAITPGQEPAKIVYISTSGVYGDCGDDLVTEETPPNPQTSRARRRLDAENAFLAWGKEHQVPVVILRVTGIYGPGRLPIARLTEGHPLLREEECKSTNRIHAEDLARVCLAAMDKGEAGDIFNVCDGQGGTMTQYFLAVADLLGLAHPPQISMEEARQVMAPLMISYLSESRRMDNRKMLEKLKIRLEYPTLAEGLRACLDKD
- a CDS encoding DUF2835 family protein yields the protein MPRCHFSLHLDRQQFLRYYQGQVQQILVTTEEGMRVQFPAAHLRPFLSERGIQGRFALHYEEGGKLVRLERIV
- a CDS encoding DUF5714 domain-containing protein — protein: MSFDPSQWKRCEFENVPIYVRGDQPCWFVPNRAGDELLQRWQRGEAPSSSQEAERFRQRLPDLQGAGYGGRDAILKTEHLRELWFHLTNRCNLTCRHCLFTSGPAAADELSLEDVGRLAAEAVDLGCRVFALTGGEPFVHPQFAAIVRDLLAYRDTQVVVLTNGLQLSRHLETADWDLSRFHLQVSVDGLEERHDRIRGKGTFAALGAELAWLKARELPFTLSMCVEQDNVADMPALIDYAADVGATTVHFLWYFVRGRAAAEGFVSPDELFHQLRRAAARGKARGIRIDNLEALRTQAFAPVGTVQDGSNSGWESVAVGPDRRLYPSAATVGMEELASDLSQGLAAAWRHGESLQRLREATAASLSSPWRFFTGGGDADHSFFHGGRFVGDDPYVPLYEKVLLWLIAAEAGASLDDDRPHLRLKMGDVLENCGAHGAVALTHANCLLSLANHDSRRIVKDFYAAAVGDSKEEILNPVCYDSDLIAHIPAEFRFRGYGCGSPVLDAGLQPGETVVDLGCGGGVECFIAARLVGAEGRSIGVDMLDPMLGLARRGAQGVRANLGYDNLTFEKGYLEELPLAEKCADVILSNCVLNLSSHKRRTFAGIFRALKPGGRLVVADVVCDSEPGGAIRNDTTLHGECIGGALTQQDLVGLLEEAGFANIRLLKRFPYRTVQNHPFYSLTFVARKPEAADRVRVMYRGPFASVTTSSGQTLALGREVEISASEASQLGEQIFVFDAGGAVSNLDLGAGCGCALSPEARTDQAAVQPSAPSTMKYGSGCMVCGAPLDYFPQERPATCTYCGQNFAANASCMHGHFVCDGCHSQDALQVIEQICLESRETDLLALFDRIRRHPAIPTHGPEHHALVPAVILTTFGNLGGPISPDQIRAGIQRGSKVIGGSCAFLGACGAATGVGVAFSLLLEANPLKGVQRQQVQQLTQEVLSRIASLNAPRCCRRDGWVALKAAAELSGPLLSIPLRAEAVIGCHQQADNRECIGTSCPLHQNLLEVPLQAHPG